The genomic DNA GTCGGACGAGCCCGCCAACCCGGCAATGCCGAGCGCAAGCAGCCCGGCCATGGCCAAAGATGTGAGTCTCTTCATGATAGTTCTCCCTATTATTGTTTGACTCGAATTTCGTTTATTGCGTGTCGGAATTTTTCTCCGTTCCACGTTTCTATCTCAACTGTAGTATCGCACACCCTCTCAGGCCAGACCCAAAGCGGTTGCCGGTGTCTGCTCACCTACCCATGCATCTCCAACCACTCCCTCGCGATTTCCTCGCGGGTGGCGAACCACACGTCGTCATGGCTCTTGGCGTAGTCGATGAAGCGAGAGAGGCCGGCGATCTTGCCGGGGCGGCCGATGATGCGGGGGTGGAGGCCGATTGACATCATGCGCGGGTAGTTCGCTGCCTCGGCATAGAGGGTGTCGAAGCTGTCGCGCAAATAAGTGTCGAAATCGCCCGCCGTGACGAAGCCGGGCGCCAGCCAAAAGTTGAAATCATTGGCGTCTGAGACATATGGCACGACCAGATGGCGGGTGCCGTCGACGTCGACGAAATAGGGCGAATCGTCGTTATAGGCGTCGGAATCATAGATAAAGCCGCCCTCTTCGACCACCAGCCGGCGTGTGCGCACGCTCGGGCCATAGCGGCAATACCAGCCCACCGGGCGTTTGCCGCAGGTGCGCTCGAAGGATTCGATCGCCATGCGCATATGCTCGCGCTCTTCCTCTTCACTAAGCGTGAACACTTCCTCCCAGCGGTTGCCATGGCTGCAAATCTCATGGCCTCCGACGACCGCCGCCTTGGCGACGTCAGGATTATGCTCGAAGGCGACAGCGCAGGCGAAGAAGGTTGATTTCACCTCGGCCGCCTGGAGCACGTCGAGTATCCGCCAAACGCCGACCCGCGCGCCATATTCGGCCACCGATTCCGCCGCCAGATTGCGAATTTCCGGCGGCGTTGGATAGGCACCCCAGTCGAACATCGTATCCTGGCGGTTGTCGCCCATGGCGTGGGAATATTCCGACCCCTCCTCGTAATTGACGACGATGGAGACGGCGAGCCGGGCGCCGTTTGAGAAAGGTTTGGTCGGCGGCTTACCGCCATAGCCTACGAGATCGCGTTTGATTTCCGTCATCGTCTTTCCTTTGTTTGAGAATTTATCCGGCGTAGCAAACCGGTGGCCGCCGGGCCGCCCAGGGTTGCGCTTCTTCGAGCTGCGCCGCGAGGCGTATCAGAGTGGCCTCATCATTCATGCGCCCGGCGAACTGCATACCGACCGGCAAGCCGCCTGTCGTCCAATGCAGCGGCAGCGAGACAGCCGGGTGTCCGGTGGAATTGAACAGCGGCGTAAACGCACACCATTCGAAGACGCGGCGTGTCCATTCCGCGCTGTCCACGCCCTTGGCATTTTGATCGAGAGTGCCAAGCTTGATCGGAGGCTGAGCGAGAGTCGGCGACAGCAGCACATCATATTTTTCAAACGGCGCTGACGCCGCACGGTTGGCCTGGTTGAAAGCGGCCTGGGCGGCGAGAAACTCGGTCGCTGAGATGCTCAGACCATGGCGATAAATCGCTTCGGTGACGTGTTGCAAATTGTCCGGGCCGGGAACGCGATTCATGATTTTTCCCATGAGATCGATTGCCCAGGCGAGATTGGCCGACCAGATCACCACCAGCGCGTCGAAATAGCTTGGCCAATCGATCACCGGTGCATCTTCAACCAGTTCATGACCGAGCGATTCTAGAAGGCTGACGCATTTGTCCAAGCCGGCTATCACTTCCGCGTCCACTGGTGCGCTATTTATCGCCTTGGCGCTCCAGGCGATTTTTAGGCGCCCGGGTGGCAAAGAGCTTTCGTCGAGAAACGGGCGGGCCGGCGCGGCGATCACATTTGGCGCGCCGACATCGGCGCCCGCCACCGCGTCCAGCAGCGCGGCGCTGTCGCGCACACTGCGGCTGACGCAAAGCTCGATCGCCAGGCCGCTCAGCGGCTCCCCCGAAACCGGCCCGGCAGGCACGCGGCCTCGTGTCGGTTTCAGGCCAACCAGGCCGCAGGCCGCGGCTGGGATGCGGATCGAGCCACCGCCGTCGTTGGCGTGCGCCATCGGTAAGATGCGCGCCGCCACACTGGCCGCGGCGCCGCCGCTGGAGCCGCCCGGGCTCCGCGTCAGATCCCAGGGATTATGCGTCGGACCGTGAAAGGAGGATTCGCAGGTCGGATTGAAGCCGAATTCGGGCGTCGGTGTGGTTCCGATGGTCAGCAGGCCAGCAAGGCGAAAGCGCCGCATCAGTTCGGTATCGGCTTGCGGCACGAAGCCGTCGCAAAGTTTGCTGCCCATGCGAAATGGCGAGCCCGCAGCCTGTACGCCGATCTCTTTAATCAAGAACGGCACGCCGGTGAACGGTCCGCTCGGCAGGCCGGCAGTGAGGGCGCTCTCGGCCTGTGCGGAGAGATCGCCGACGACGCAGTTGAGTTCGGGGTTCAGTTGCGCGATGGCGCCGAGCGCATCTTCCATCAGCTCGCTCGGCTTGATGTCGCGTTTGCGCACCAGCTCCGCCAGCCCGAGTGCGTCATAGTCTCCGTAATTGGCTAGATTGGCCATGCCCAATTTCTCCCCTTTATTATGCCTCGGAGCATAGTTCAGATTGTCCAAGGTTGCTGGCGAGAATACACCACACTCGGGTTATTGTTCCGCTTTGAATTTGCGGAGGCCAAAACGAGAAGCAGCGAGAAAACCGGGCGCCTGGCCATTCGATCCGCCGAACGTCTAACCGCCGTATTTTTCGTCGAGCGCCACGACTTTCTCGAGATCCATCAACTCATTGAACTCGTCGAACGGCAGCATGCGATCGGCATAGCCGAGATAGGTACCGCTTTGCTTGATCTCGCCGTAGAGCTCGATCAGGGTTTTCGAAACCGCGTAGAGGGCATCTGTAAAGAGTATGAACTTGTAACCCATCTCGGCGACCCGGTCGGCTGGCAGCAGGGGAGATTTGCCGCCGTAGCACCAGTTGTAGAGCGCCGGCCGCGCTACCGCGCGCGGCACGGCAGCGGCCTGTTGCTCGCTTTCGGGGGCCTCTACAAAGACCACATCTGCGCCGGCTTCGGCGTAGATATTGGCGCGCTCGATCGCCTGCTCGAAGCCCTCAACGGCGATGGCGTCGGTTCTGGCGATGATGACGAAATCGCCGTCGCGCCGCGCATCCACCGCAGCTTTGATTTTCTGTTCGAACGCCGCGGCGGCAACCAGACGTTTGCCCGCCATATGGCCGCAGCGTTTGGGAAACACCTGGTCCTCGATATGCACCCCGGCAAGGCCAGCGCGCTCTAATTCAGCGATCAAACGACCGACATTGAGATGATTGCCATAGCCGTCATCGCCGTCGGCGATCACCGGGAGCTGGGTGTTGGCGGCAATGCGCCCGGCCAAATCCACCGTTTCGCTGAGCGTTAAATAGCCAACATCCGGCAGTCCGAGATGAGAGGCCGACAGGTTATAGCCGCCGACATGCATCACCTCGAAACCGGCGCGCTCGACGAGGCGCGCGGAGAG from Pseudomonadota bacterium includes the following:
- a CDS encoding polysaccharide deacetylase family protein, with amino-acid sequence MTEIKRDLVGYGGKPPTKPFSNGARLAVSIVVNYEEGSEYSHAMGDNRQDTMFDWGAYPTPPEIRNLAAESVAEYGARVGVWRILDVLQAAEVKSTFFACAVAFEHNPDVAKAAVVGGHEICSHGNRWEEVFTLSEEEEREHMRMAIESFERTCGKRPVGWYCRYGPSVRTRRLVVEEGGFIYDSDAYNDDSPYFVDVDGTRHLVVPYVSDANDFNFWLAPGFVTAGDFDTYLRDSFDTLYAEAANYPRMMSIGLHPRIIGRPGKIAGLSRFIDYAKSHDDVWFATREEIAREWLEMHG
- a CDS encoding oxaloacetate decarboxylase translates to MSIVTKKLRALIARDGLVPIVGAYDALSARLVERAGFEVMHVGGYNLSASHLGLPDVGYLTLSETVDLAGRIAANTQLPVIADGDDGYGNHLNVGRLIAELERAGLAGVHIEDQVFPKRCGHMAGKRLVAAAAFEQKIKAAVDARRDGDFVIIARTDAIAVEGFEQAIERANIYAEAGADVVFVEAPESEQQAAAVPRAVARPALYNWCYGGKSPLLPADRVAEMGYKFILFTDALYAVSKTLIELYGEIKQSGTYLGYADRMLPFDEFNELMDLEKVVALDEKYGG
- a CDS encoding amidase family protein; the protein is MANLANYGDYDALGLAELVRKRDIKPSELMEDALGAIAQLNPELNCVVGDLSAQAESALTAGLPSGPFTGVPFLIKEIGVQAAGSPFRMGSKLCDGFVPQADTELMRRFRLAGLLTIGTTPTPEFGFNPTCESSFHGPTHNPWDLTRSPGGSSGGAAASVAARILPMAHANDGGGSIRIPAAACGLVGLKPTRGRVPAGPVSGEPLSGLAIELCVSRSVRDSAALLDAVAGADVGAPNVIAAPARPFLDESSLPPGRLKIAWSAKAINSAPVDAEVIAGLDKCVSLLESLGHELVEDAPVIDWPSYFDALVVIWSANLAWAIDLMGKIMNRVPGPDNLQHVTEAIYRHGLSISATEFLAAQAAFNQANRAASAPFEKYDVLLSPTLAQPPIKLGTLDQNAKGVDSAEWTRRVFEWCAFTPLFNSTGHPAVSLPLHWTTGGLPVGMQFAGRMNDEATLIRLAAQLEEAQPWAARRPPVCYAG